The Periplaneta americana isolate PAMFEO1 chromosome 2, P.americana_PAMFEO1_priV1, whole genome shotgun sequence genome has a window encoding:
- the LOC138694432 gene encoding cuticle protein CP14.6-like — protein MMIQLQVAVLFAAVASLVYAAPQQQSTPPIPILRSAQDADLQGGYSFSFETGNDIAREEVGELRNLGTAGEVQVVRGSYRYKDPEGNDIVVTYTADENGFVPQGAHFPVAPPIPQEILAALARNAEEEAKLSEAERAEVETGRYVIH, from the exons ATGATGATACAGCTCCAG GTTGCAGTTCTCTTTGCGGCGGTGGCGTCCCTTGTGTATGCAGCTCCGCAGCAGCAGTCCACGCCACCCATCCCCATTCTCAGATCTGCTCAAGACGCCGACTTACAAGGAGGATACAGTTTCAG CTTCGAGACCGGGAACGACATTGCGCGAGAGGAGGTCGGAGAGCTGAGGAACCTGGGTACCGCCGGCGAAGTGCAGGTGGTGCGCGGCTCCTACAGGTACAAGGACCCCGAGGGTAACGACATCGTCGTCACCTACACTGCTGACGAAAACGGATTCGTCCCTCAGGGAGCCCATTTCCCAGTGGCGCCCCCCATTCCGCAGGAGATCCTGGCGGCGCTGGCACGGAACGCAGAGGAGGAGGCCAAGCTCAGCGAGGCAGAGAGGGCGGAAGTTGAGACCGGCAGATACGTCATCCACTAA